A single Klebsiella variicola DNA region contains:
- the dpdG gene encoding protein DpdG, which yields MSIINNAHGGSQYAVLVAFYQVLKVSPKNTLPREKLMALCAPASLQTGDSENASGKAPKELNAWLDLGLLKEESGNNTTEISLNARYFSTKDMPLRQATRRCLLAVENNRDLNSRDERAVDLTLLAALLLALDVYHNPEISKRNLEQLVNHLLPDFRINSSNEAPVVPAYLSWLGFVQQITRESYAIDPTNAIREELPFLMQLGEQLSIAEVLQRLNRALPVLDGGSYRQNVEDRISRKGWRPLSSDRLSTSLSRALLRLQLSGIINMDEKADASGAMQLTGIKGSVLRTVTHLTLTHTGVY from the coding sequence GTGTCGATTATCAATAACGCCCACGGCGGCAGTCAGTATGCCGTGTTGGTCGCATTCTATCAGGTGCTGAAAGTCAGCCCAAAAAACACGTTACCGCGTGAAAAACTGATGGCGCTCTGCGCACCGGCATCGTTGCAAACTGGCGATTCAGAAAATGCGAGCGGGAAAGCGCCAAAAGAACTAAATGCGTGGTTAGACTTAGGATTACTAAAGGAAGAATCCGGTAACAACACAACTGAAATCAGCCTTAATGCGAGATATTTCAGTACAAAAGATATGCCCCTGCGCCAAGCCACACGCCGCTGCTTGCTGGCTGTAGAGAACAATCGAGACTTGAACTCACGCGATGAGCGTGCCGTCGATCTCACCCTTCTAGCTGCATTGTTACTGGCGCTGGATGTCTATCACAACCCCGAGATCAGTAAGCGTAATTTGGAGCAGTTGGTAAATCATTTACTGCCTGATTTTCGTATCAACAGCTCTAACGAAGCGCCAGTGGTTCCTGCATATCTCAGTTGGCTGGGTTTTGTTCAGCAGATCACTCGCGAAAGCTATGCTATTGACCCCACTAACGCTATCCGTGAAGAGTTGCCGTTTCTAATGCAACTCGGTGAACAACTGTCTATCGCTGAAGTGCTACAACGCCTTAATCGAGCGTTACCGGTGCTGGACGGCGGTAGCTATCGCCAAAATGTCGAAGATCGCATCAGCCGGAAGGGGTGGCGACCGCTTAGCTCAGATCGGTTGTCGACATCGCTGTCGCGTGCACTGCTACGGCTTCAGCTATCTGGGATAATCAATATGGATGAGAAGGCTGATGCCAGTGGCGCAATGCAGTTAACTGGAATAAAAGGGAGCGTGTTGCGCACTGTAACCCACCTTACCTTGACACATACGGGAGTCTACTGA
- the dpdF gene encoding protein DpdF, translated as MNLTQLIDNYVISSRLRGCLLLEATAGHLDRRALIRDWLYREKHAHHNDNELTVPDDSHPGWPRQEEWEASGINCQRLGQTFLLSAGPAWCPQWLEQGNGMPFLASDQHQFCRQDTRVPMDHVLRRYFKKDNYISYQAPGQRDAVRRALFAPPGSTLLVNLPTGTGKTLVAQALALTASAPGALCVLIAPTTALVLELASRFRKLLIEAGNKAESVTGWYSGLPAQDKYDTYMRIRVGEQRLIVTSPEATCSSLQFALFEAAKQGGLRHVIVDEAHIVASWGNDFRPHFQQLGGLIRGLKRVSREANLTPCSTLLMSATITEASRKILRDTFDQEMSEVHACHLRPEPAYWCYRAKDHSDKRDKVLQSLAHAPRPLILYVTRPKEAEEWAQQLRLQGYQRLATFTGDTPSEVRRSLLEKWDKNQLDIMIATSAFGVGMDKNDVRTVIHATVPENMDRFYQEVGRGGRDGYACTSLLIYNHQDVKQAEHLSSQKLIGLELGLERWKKLWGSAESVGDNLYRIDIERIHSGLNFRSKQNKLWNLRTVLMMVRAGVLELDADLQNPPDKKDFADVNRYEAAKEQIIRQNGNSLVVRILRSHHTGEEMWKTRIIPSREETLQAARANHNALINWLNTPLSKPLCEALVDLYSMAEFIPGHACGGCPACRDKQALTNNYLSPPPLLLNPPASVAQQALSRWQALSGLSYSSCFITYQPVNDDEWERENWYHRVATLLVQLHLRGIVQRVWADPTLLHSIFSAIPRGERLILLSDELPARDEPAPDNDVMAELAELVLPTQESCANGYMPPFNPAALQLTLIPHDMPDPCHSSGAHYVHLDNHNWITLEQLQRKLDCVDYQ; from the coding sequence ATGAATCTGACGCAACTGATTGATAATTATGTTATTTCATCAAGGTTGAGGGGGTGCCTGCTGCTGGAGGCGACTGCCGGACACCTCGACCGCCGGGCGTTGATCCGTGACTGGCTGTACCGGGAAAAACATGCCCATCACAACGATAACGAACTGACCGTCCCTGATGACAGCCACCCTGGTTGGCCAAGACAGGAGGAGTGGGAAGCCAGCGGTATTAACTGTCAACGACTAGGTCAGACCTTTCTGCTCAGCGCTGGCCCTGCTTGGTGTCCGCAGTGGCTGGAGCAGGGAAACGGCATGCCTTTTCTCGCCAGCGATCAGCACCAATTCTGCCGCCAGGACACTCGAGTACCGATGGACCATGTCCTGCGCCGTTACTTCAAGAAGGACAACTATATCAGCTATCAGGCACCGGGCCAGCGCGATGCGGTACGCCGGGCTCTGTTCGCCCCACCGGGCAGTACGCTGTTGGTCAATTTGCCCACTGGCACCGGGAAAACACTGGTAGCGCAAGCATTAGCTCTGACAGCCTCAGCTCCTGGGGCACTTTGTGTACTGATCGCCCCGACCACGGCGCTGGTGTTGGAGCTGGCTAGCCGTTTCCGGAAGTTACTGATTGAAGCAGGGAACAAAGCAGAATCTGTCACCGGCTGGTATAGCGGCTTACCGGCGCAGGATAAATATGATACGTACATGCGTATCCGTGTGGGTGAGCAGCGGCTGATCGTCACCTCTCCTGAAGCGACCTGCAGTTCCCTGCAGTTCGCCTTATTTGAAGCAGCAAAACAGGGAGGGCTGCGGCATGTTATTGTTGATGAAGCGCATATTGTCGCCAGCTGGGGGAACGACTTTCGCCCGCATTTCCAGCAACTTGGTGGCTTAATTCGCGGGCTGAAGCGCGTCAGCCGTGAAGCGAATCTTACACCGTGCTCAACACTGCTGATGAGTGCGACTATCACCGAAGCCAGTCGTAAAATCCTGCGCGATACCTTCGATCAGGAGATGAGCGAAGTCCATGCCTGCCATCTGCGCCCGGAACCTGCTTACTGGTGTTATCGGGCAAAAGACCACAGCGACAAACGGGATAAGGTGCTGCAATCGCTGGCTCATGCGCCACGCCCGCTGATCCTCTACGTGACACGACCGAAAGAAGCTGAAGAGTGGGCGCAACAGTTGCGTTTGCAGGGGTATCAGCGTTTGGCAACATTTACCGGTGATACGCCGAGTGAAGTACGCCGAAGCCTGCTGGAAAAATGGGATAAAAACCAGCTGGATATCATGATTGCGACCTCAGCATTTGGCGTAGGTATGGATAAAAACGACGTGCGCACAGTGATCCATGCCACAGTGCCGGAAAACATGGACCGCTTCTACCAGGAAGTGGGACGTGGTGGACGCGATGGCTATGCCTGCACCTCACTGCTAATTTACAATCATCAGGATGTCAAACAGGCAGAACATCTGTCCTCACAAAAGTTGATTGGTCTTGAGTTGGGCCTGGAACGCTGGAAAAAGTTATGGGGCAGTGCCGAATCGGTGGGCGACAACCTTTATCGTATTGATATAGAGAGGATCCATAGCGGCCTTAATTTCCGCAGCAAACAAAATAAATTATGGAACTTGCGTACCGTACTGATGATGGTGCGTGCAGGAGTGCTGGAACTGGATGCCGATCTACAAAACCCGCCAGACAAAAAAGACTTTGCCGATGTTAATCGCTACGAAGCGGCAAAAGAGCAAATCATCCGACAGAACGGAAACTCACTGGTAGTACGCATCCTGCGTAGTCACCACACCGGAGAAGAAATGTGGAAAACACGTATTATCCCCTCCCGTGAAGAGACGCTGCAAGCTGCAAGGGCTAACCATAATGCATTAATCAACTGGCTGAATACGCCACTGAGCAAACCGCTGTGCGAGGCACTTGTGGATCTCTACTCGATGGCGGAATTTATTCCGGGTCACGCCTGTGGTGGTTGCCCTGCCTGTCGCGATAAGCAGGCGCTTACTAATAATTACCTGAGTCCACCGCCGCTGTTGCTTAACCCGCCAGCGTCGGTGGCACAGCAGGCGTTAAGCCGCTGGCAGGCGCTCAGCGGCCTATCTTACTCCAGTTGCTTTATCACCTATCAGCCAGTCAACGACGATGAGTGGGAACGTGAGAACTGGTATCACCGCGTCGCGACGCTATTGGTGCAGTTGCATCTTAGAGGCATTGTCCAGCGCGTCTGGGCAGATCCTACCTTGTTGCATAGTATATTTAGCGCCATTCCGCGCGGCGAGCGCCTGATCTTGTTGAGTGACGAATTGCCTGCACGTGATGAGCCTGCGCCGGATAACGATGTAATGGCCGAGTTGGCAGAGTTGGTACTTCCCACGCAAGAGTCCTGCGCCAACGGTTACATGCCGCCGTTCAACCCAGCAGCACTTCAACTGACGCTGATCCCGCATGATATGCCTGATCCCTGTCACTCAAGCGGGGCGCATTACGTTCACCTCGATAATCACAATTGGATTACTCTCGAACAACTTCAAAGGAAACTAGACTGTGTCGATTATCAATAA